A genomic stretch from Malus domestica chromosome 15, GDT2T_hap1 includes:
- the LOC103401791 gene encoding fibrillin protein 5 homolog yields MATVLVHAIPFPPVPRLRPKNMAAPARCLVSTAHQSTRFVGLWRHTCTVRSVAEESSSSSSSSSLDVGDDEVIKTQLLEAIKGINRGIFGVPSAKKSQIEALVNQLESRNPTPDPLLNLQKVGGCWKLVYSTITILGSKRTKLGLRDFISLGDFFQNINIAKGKAVNVIKFDVRGLNLFNGRLTIEASFKKASNSRVDINYDNSMITPSQLMSVFRKNYDILLGIFNPEGWLEITYVDDTLRIGRDDKGNIFILERSHESSL; encoded by the exons ATGGCCACCGTGCTTGTCCATGCAATTCCATTTCCGCCAGTGCCTAGACTGAGACCCAAAAACATGGCGGCACCTGCTCGCTGTTTGGTCTCGACCGCACATCAAAGCACGAGATTTGTTGGGTTATGGCGACACACTTGCACAGTGAGATCAGTAGCAGAAGAAAGTTCCAGTTCCAGCTCCAGCTCCAGCTTGGACGTTGGGGATGATGAGGTTATTAAGACCCAGCTTCTGGAAGCAATCAAAGGAATCAACAGAGGCATTTTCGGAGTCCCGTCTGCGAAGAAATCTCAGATTGAAGCTCTCGTAAACCAGCTCGAGTCTCGGAATCCTACTCCAGATCCTCTTCTTAATCTACAAAAG GTGGGTGGATGCTGGAAACTTGTGTACAGCACAATTACCATTTTAGGTTCGAAACGAACAAAGCTGGGATTGCGGGACTTCATCTCCTTGGGTGATTTCTTCCAGAATATTAACATTGCCAAG GGTAAAGCAGTTAATGTGATCAAGTTCGACGTGAGAGGATTGAATCTGTTTAATGGACGGCTGACAATTGAGGCCTCCTTCAAGAAAGCATCCAATTCA AGAGTTGACATCAACTATGACAACTCCATGATCACTCCGAGTCAG TTAATGAGCGTGTTCCGGAAAAATTATGATATTCTGCTTGGGATCTTCAACCCAGAAGGATGGCTTGAGATCAC ATATGTTGATGATACCCTGAGAATAGGGAGGGATGATAAGGGCAACATCTTCATATTAGAGAGATCACATGAAAGTTCGCTTTAA